From the Halomonas meridiana genome, one window contains:
- a CDS encoding YkvA family protein, which produces MARLSAWGLFRRLKTRVWAVKRIARALTLFLPMTRDVLKGDFRPIPWSAFGTMALALAYLVMPFDLIPDFLVLLGVVDDVLIVGWLLNRVDMHLADYRAWKSETAAAGASSHTPS; this is translated from the coding sequence ATGGCACGATTATCCGCTTGGGGACTGTTTCGTCGACTAAAAACGCGTGTTTGGGCGGTGAAGCGTATTGCCCGCGCGCTAACACTCTTTTTGCCGATGACTCGCGATGTGCTGAAGGGCGACTTCAGGCCGATTCCTTGGTCTGCGTTTGGCACCATGGCATTGGCGCTGGCGTATTTGGTCATGCCGTTCGATTTGATTCCCGACTTCTTGGTGCTGCTGGGCGTGGTCGACGATGTCTTGATCGTGGGCTGGTTACTGAACCGCGTCGATATGCACTTGGCCGACTACCGCGCCTGGAAGTCTGAAACCGCAGCCGCCGGCGCTTCTTCGCATACACCTTCTTGA
- the htpG gene encoding molecular chaperone HtpG, which translates to MTTATHEETLGFQTEVKQLLNLMIHSLYSNREIFLRELISNAADACDKLRYAALDNDALYEGDSELRIEIEHDRDANTITLRDNGIGMNREDVIANLGTIARSGTAEFLKQLSGEQQKDAKLIGQFGVGFYSGFIVADEVAVRTRKAGTAASEGVEWRSKGEGEFTVADIERDVHGTEITLHLKDDAKEFADDYRLQSLVRKYSDHIEVPVRMPKVETAKDDDGNEIEGSEVTTWETVNEATALWARPKSEVTDDEYKAFYKHVAHDFSDPLTWSHNKVEGKLEYTSLLYVPGRAPFDMFDRDGSRGVKLYVQRVFIMDDAEQFLPLYLRFIKGVLDTRDLSLNVSRELLQQDPKVDKIKGALTKRALDMLKKLSKDSEQYQTFWNTFGSVLKEGPGEDFANREKVAGLLRFASTHTDTATQEHSLADYVERMKEGQKKIYYVVADSFNAAKNSPHLEIFRKKGIEVLLLSDRIDEWLMSHLTEFDGKSFADVAKGELDLGDVEDEAEKKAQEETAKAKEDLVKRVKEALSDGVQEVKITHRLTDSPACVVLPEHEMGYQMRRIMEAAGQKLPDVKPILELNPNHALVARLENAQGDLFGQLAHILLDQAIIAEGGHLDDPAAYVKRLNSVLTA; encoded by the coding sequence ATGACCACGGCGACCCACGAAGAAACTCTTGGCTTTCAAACGGAAGTTAAGCAGCTCCTAAACCTGATGATCCACTCCCTGTACTCCAACCGGGAGATTTTCCTGCGTGAGTTGATTTCCAACGCCGCAGACGCCTGCGACAAGCTACGCTACGCCGCGCTCGACAACGACGCGCTCTACGAGGGCGACAGCGAGCTGCGTATCGAGATCGAGCACGACCGCGACGCCAACACCATTACGCTGCGTGATAATGGCATTGGCATGAACCGCGAAGACGTCATTGCCAACTTGGGCACCATTGCGCGTTCAGGCACGGCAGAATTCCTGAAGCAGCTCTCTGGCGAGCAGCAAAAAGACGCCAAGCTAATCGGTCAGTTCGGGGTTGGTTTCTATTCCGGTTTCATCGTGGCCGACGAAGTGGCCGTACGTACCCGTAAAGCGGGCACGGCCGCATCGGAAGGCGTCGAGTGGCGCTCCAAAGGCGAAGGCGAGTTTACCGTTGCCGATATCGAGCGTGACGTTCATGGCACGGAAATCACCCTGCATTTGAAAGACGATGCAAAAGAGTTCGCCGACGACTACCGCCTGCAAAGCTTGGTTCGCAAGTACTCTGACCACATCGAAGTGCCGGTGCGCATGCCCAAGGTCGAAACCGCCAAGGATGACGACGGTAACGAGATCGAAGGTAGCGAAGTGACGACGTGGGAAACCGTCAACGAGGCCACCGCGCTGTGGGCTCGCCCCAAGAGCGAGGTCACCGACGACGAATACAAGGCGTTCTACAAGCACGTTGCCCACGACTTCAGCGACCCGCTCACCTGGAGTCACAATAAGGTCGAGGGCAAGCTCGAGTACACCAGCCTGCTTTACGTGCCGGGCCGTGCGCCGTTCGATATGTTCGACCGTGACGGCTCTCGTGGCGTCAAGCTCTACGTGCAGCGCGTCTTCATCATGGACGATGCCGAGCAGTTCCTGCCGCTCTACCTGCGCTTCATCAAAGGGGTGCTGGATACGCGTGATTTGTCGTTGAACGTCTCCCGGGAGCTGCTGCAGCAAGATCCCAAGGTCGACAAGATCAAAGGGGCGCTCACCAAGCGCGCGCTGGACATGCTCAAGAAGCTGTCCAAGGATAGCGAGCAGTATCAAACGTTCTGGAACACCTTTGGCAGCGTGCTGAAAGAGGGGCCGGGTGAAGACTTTGCTAACCGCGAGAAAGTCGCTGGCCTTCTGCGTTTTGCCTCTACCCATACCGATACCGCCACGCAAGAGCACTCGCTGGCCGATTACGTCGAGCGTATGAAAGAGGGACAGAAGAAGATCTACTACGTGGTGGCGGATAGCTTCAACGCTGCGAAGAACAGCCCGCATCTGGAGATCTTCCGCAAAAAAGGCATTGAGGTGCTGCTGCTTTCTGACCGCATCGACGAGTGGCTGATGAGCCATTTGACGGAATTTGACGGTAAGTCGTTTGCCGATGTGGCGAAAGGTGAGCTGGATCTCGGAGATGTCGAAGACGAAGCCGAGAAAAAAGCGCAGGAAGAGACGGCCAAGGCGAAGGAAGATCTCGTGAAGCGCGTCAAAGAAGCGCTAAGCGACGGTGTTCAAGAGGTGAAAATCACTCATCGTCTCACCGATTCCCCTGCTTGCGTGGTGCTGCCCGAGCACGAAATGGGCTATCAGATGCGTCGTATCATGGAAGCGGCCGGTCAGAAATTGCCGGACGTGAAGCCCATTCTTGAGCTCAACCCTAACCATGCCCTGGTGGCGCGTTTGGAAAATGCGCAAGGCGACCTGTTCGGCCAGCTAGCCCATATTTTGCTGGATCAGGCGATCATCGCCGAGGGCGGCCATCTGGACGACCCGGCGGCCTACGTGAAGCGCCTCAATAGCGTGTTGACGGCCTAA
- a CDS encoding YajQ family cyclic di-GMP-binding protein, with the protein MPSFDIVSEFDQHEAANAVDQANREVQSRFDFKGVDASFTLEGDKVQLEAEVDFQLKQMLDVLRNRLIARGIDARCMDVKEAVLSGVKARQEVVLKQGLDQAEAKDVVKRIKASKLKVQAQIQGEKVRVTGKKRDDLQSVMALLRGEEGPDLPLQFDNFRD; encoded by the coding sequence ATGCCCTCATTTGATATTGTGTCAGAGTTCGACCAGCACGAAGCCGCCAATGCGGTGGACCAAGCCAATCGTGAAGTGCAGTCACGCTTCGACTTCAAAGGCGTCGATGCCAGCTTCACGTTGGAAGGAGATAAAGTACAGCTCGAGGCCGAGGTGGATTTTCAGCTCAAGCAAATGCTGGACGTATTGCGTAACCGCCTGATTGCTCGCGGTATCGATGCGCGTTGCATGGATGTCAAAGAGGCTGTGCTGTCGGGCGTCAAGGCGCGTCAAGAGGTGGTGTTAAAGCAGGGGCTCGACCAAGCTGAAGCCAAAGACGTGGTCAAGCGCATCAAAGCCAGCAAGTTGAAGGTGCAGGCTCAGATTCAGGGTGAGAAAGTGCGCGTAACGGGCAAAAAGCGCGATGACCTGCAGAGCGTCATGGCGCTGCTGCGCGGTGAAGAGGGGCCCGACTTGCCGCTGCAGTTCGACAACTTCCGCGATTGA
- a CDS encoding NAD(P)H-dependent glycerol-3-phosphate dehydrogenase translates to MAEQQSNVAVLGGGSFGTALASIAADNGANVRQWMRDDALVAQINQEHRNGRYLPDYAINPAVTASTDLKTVLTGAELVLIAIPSKAFRAVVQAAKPWLTPEQILVSTTKGIEQNSFLLMSQVLEQETGFPHIGVIAGPNLASEIADKQLTATVIASADALTRTRVQQALGCRYFRVYASNDRHGVELGGALKNIYAIAAGMAAALGMGENTRSMLMTRALAEMSRFAVAQGANPMTFLGLAGVGDLIVTCSSNLSRNYRVGHALGTGLALEQAVAALGQVAEGVNTVKLVCAKARELGVYMPLAEGLNRVLFDGVPAQEMAGTLMLGEQSSDVEFILPREAVQQAHREQAHQDQQDSGGRHE, encoded by the coding sequence ATGGCAGAGCAGCAAAGTAATGTCGCGGTGTTGGGGGGCGGGAGTTTTGGCACCGCGCTGGCCAGTATCGCTGCCGACAACGGCGCTAACGTGCGTCAATGGATGCGCGATGACGCGCTGGTCGCGCAGATCAATCAGGAGCATCGCAACGGGCGCTACCTGCCCGACTATGCGATCAATCCAGCCGTAACGGCATCGACCGATTTGAAAACGGTGCTGACGGGCGCTGAACTAGTGCTGATTGCCATCCCGTCGAAAGCGTTTCGCGCCGTGGTGCAAGCGGCCAAACCCTGGCTGACGCCCGAGCAAATTCTGGTCAGTACCACCAAAGGGATCGAGCAGAATAGCTTTTTACTGATGAGCCAGGTGTTGGAGCAAGAGACCGGCTTTCCTCACATCGGCGTCATCGCTGGCCCTAATCTGGCCTCAGAGATCGCCGACAAGCAGCTGACCGCCACGGTGATTGCCAGTGCCGATGCGCTGACGCGCACGCGGGTGCAGCAAGCGTTGGGTTGCCGCTACTTCCGGGTCTACGCCAGCAATGATCGCCATGGGGTCGAGCTGGGCGGTGCGCTAAAGAATATTTATGCCATTGCGGCAGGCATGGCGGCGGCGTTGGGGATGGGAGAAAACACCCGTAGTATGCTGATGACCCGTGCCCTGGCCGAGATGAGCCGCTTCGCCGTTGCCCAGGGGGCCAATCCCATGACCTTTTTGGGGTTGGCGGGCGTTGGCGATCTGATCGTGACCTGTTCGTCTAACCTATCGCGCAACTACCGCGTCGGCCATGCGCTGGGCACGGGGCTTGCGCTAGAGCAGGCGGTAGCCGCGTTAGGGCAGGTGGCCGAGGGGGTCAATACCGTCAAGCTGGTCTGCGCCAAAGCCCGGGAACTGGGTGTTTATATGCCGTTGGCGGAAGGTTTAAATCGCGTGCTTTTCGATGGCGTGCCTGCGCAGGAGATGGCGGGTACGCTCATGCTGGGAGAGCAGAGCAGCGACGTGGAGTTTATCCTGCCCCGAGAAGCGGTTCAGCAGGCGCATCGTGAGCAGGCTCATCAGGATCAGCAAGACAGCGGAGGTCGCCATGAATAG
- the sixA gene encoding phosphohistidine phosphatase SixA — MNSGMQDSFNSVLIMRHGEAAPGFPDHARPLTPRGEREAETMARWLASRIEQGELARPTLYASPYVRAQQTAQRISDALGAPLNTLPFITPEDPPGDVSEWLLNHPFDTPIMLVSHMPLVGDLAGLLVEGAPSQGVGFPTAAIAELEADVWAAGCAQLKRFTQPSQLT, encoded by the coding sequence ATGAATAGCGGCATGCAGGATTCTTTCAATAGCGTACTGATCATGCGGCATGGTGAAGCCGCCCCCGGCTTCCCTGATCACGCCCGTCCACTCACGCCGCGCGGCGAACGCGAGGCGGAGACGATGGCACGCTGGCTGGCATCGCGTATCGAGCAGGGCGAGCTGGCGCGGCCGACACTCTACGCCAGCCCCTATGTGCGAGCACAACAAACCGCCCAGCGCATCAGCGATGCTCTGGGGGCGCCGCTCAATACGCTGCCCTTCATTACTCCGGAAGACCCGCCCGGCGATGTGAGCGAGTGGCTGCTCAACCATCCTTTCGACACGCCGATCATGCTGGTCAGCCACATGCCGTTGGTAGGCGACTTGGCTGGCCTATTGGTCGAAGGAGCGCCGAGCCAAGGCGTCGGTTTTCCCACCGCAGCCATCGCCGAGTTGGAGGCGGACGTTTGGGCGGCAGGTTGCGCTCAGCTCAAGCGTTTTACGCAGCCCAGTCAGCTCACCTAG
- a CDS encoding transglycosylase SLT domain-containing protein has product MPATPFRSTLRTLCAAVIIGLPTGAWAASDEAMRDALNAARQQQWQHIDERAIEGHVLSGYVAYHRLRNQLPNVAASQVLQFIDQYADSPLSEWMRGQAIANYGHAGRYGDLLTVANGEPAGTARQCYYYTALLDREPERSRQAGLALWRVGSSQPDACDPLFDRLRADGTIDATAIWERKMLAWQAGETRLSNYLGGLLSNQWQTALDTVETVSNTPSAITSAPTCLGPECRATAAFYQAAMQRLTRDDTPAAFAAWQQLSPRLNLTPSERQVIDEELAFYALVREVPGTLAWVDSVLPSLDSERVLELRVRRALADRQWTDVMHWIAEMPESQQTSSRWQYWLGRANEQLGNRDAAAARYQQAATDRSFYGFAAADKVGQPYRLNHERHHFDDTTREQTARLPVVQRTEALLRIGEEGLANSEWLYAVQQGTPQQARALADYAAHQQWYARLVQTTIAGEMWDTLEWRFPPAYRESFMQWGQQTGVDPYLLMAITRRESAYNPVALSPAGARGLMQLMPGTATQVSRQLGLNDPGPYGVLEPELNIRLGSTYLRDKLNRYRGNRLAATAAYNAGPGRVDQWLGTHSMESFDLFVESIPFRETRDYVQAVLSYRVIFESLANGGSSEGVSLLNESEQAVRYDRALVQR; this is encoded by the coding sequence ATGCCGGCTACGCCATTTCGTTCTACCCTTCGCACTCTGTGCGCAGCGGTCATCATCGGCTTGCCCACCGGTGCCTGGGCGGCGTCCGATGAGGCCATGCGCGATGCGCTGAACGCCGCTCGCCAGCAGCAGTGGCAACACATCGATGAGCGCGCCATCGAAGGGCACGTTCTCAGCGGCTACGTGGCGTATCACCGGTTACGTAACCAGTTGCCCAACGTGGCCGCCAGCCAAGTACTGCAATTCATCGATCAGTATGCGGACTCCCCCCTATCGGAGTGGATGCGCGGCCAGGCAATTGCCAATTATGGTCATGCGGGACGCTACGGCGATCTACTCACCGTCGCCAATGGCGAGCCCGCCGGAACGGCGCGCCAGTGTTACTACTACACCGCGCTACTCGACCGCGAGCCAGAGCGCTCACGCCAGGCGGGCTTGGCCCTGTGGCGGGTGGGCAGTTCGCAACCGGACGCCTGTGATCCACTGTTCGACCGTTTACGGGCCGATGGCACGATCGATGCGACGGCCATCTGGGAGCGTAAGATGCTGGCCTGGCAAGCGGGCGAAACACGGCTGAGCAACTATTTGGGTGGACTGCTTAGCAACCAGTGGCAAACGGCCCTCGACACGGTGGAGACGGTGAGCAACACTCCCAGCGCCATCACGAGCGCCCCCACCTGCCTAGGCCCAGAGTGCAGAGCCACGGCGGCGTTTTACCAGGCCGCCATGCAGCGCCTGACCCGGGACGACACGCCTGCTGCTTTCGCCGCCTGGCAACAGCTCTCGCCTCGCTTGAACCTGACGCCGTCAGAACGCCAAGTCATCGATGAAGAGCTCGCGTTTTACGCCCTCGTGCGCGAGGTACCTGGCACGCTGGCGTGGGTGGATAGCGTCTTGCCCTCGCTCGACAGCGAGCGTGTGTTGGAGCTACGGGTGCGGCGCGCCCTGGCGGACCGTCAGTGGACCGACGTCATGCACTGGATTGCTGAAATGCCCGAGAGCCAGCAAACGAGCAGCCGCTGGCAGTATTGGCTGGGCCGTGCCAACGAGCAGCTCGGCAATCGCGACGCAGCCGCGGCGCGTTATCAGCAAGCGGCCACTGATCGCAGTTTCTATGGCTTCGCCGCCGCCGATAAAGTCGGTCAACCGTATCGGCTCAACCACGAGCGCCATCACTTCGATGACACTACCCGGGAGCAGACGGCACGGCTACCGGTCGTGCAGCGGACCGAGGCATTGCTGCGAATCGGTGAAGAGGGACTGGCCAATAGCGAGTGGCTCTATGCCGTTCAACAGGGCACGCCCCAGCAAGCCCGCGCCCTGGCCGACTACGCCGCCCATCAGCAGTGGTACGCCCGCTTGGTGCAAACCACCATTGCAGGCGAGATGTGGGACACACTGGAGTGGCGCTTCCCCCCCGCCTATCGGGAGAGCTTCATGCAGTGGGGCCAGCAGACCGGCGTGGACCCCTACCTACTCATGGCCATTACGCGTCGTGAAAGCGCTTATAACCCGGTGGCGCTATCGCCTGCCGGAGCACGTGGCTTGATGCAATTGATGCCTGGCACGGCCACACAGGTGAGCCGCCAATTAGGGCTGAACGACCCTGGCCCATACGGCGTGCTGGAACCAGAACTCAACATTCGCCTAGGAAGCACCTATTTGCGCGACAAGCTCAACCGATACCGAGGCAACCGTCTCGCCGCCACGGCCGCTTATAACGCAGGCCCTGGCCGAGTCGACCAGTGGCTGGGCACCCACAGCATGGAGTCGTTCGACCTTTTCGTGGAGAGCATTCCGTTTCGCGAAACACGCGATTACGTCCAGGCGGTGCTGAGCTATCGCGTCATTTTTGAGAGCTTAGCCAATGGCGGCAGCAGCGAAGGAGTGTCGCTACTCAACGAAAGCGAGCAGGCCGTGCGCTACGACCGGGCCCTCGTACAGCGCTAA
- the gatB gene encoding Asp-tRNA(Asn)/Glu-tRNA(Gln) amidotransferase subunit GatB: MQWETVIGLEVHVQLATRSKIFSGASTAFGAEPNTQACAVDLGLPGVLPVLNEQAVAMAVQFGLAVHAEIPEVSVFDRKNYFYPDLPKGYQTSQMYHPIVGAGEVEITLDDDTTKRIRIHHAHLEEDAGKSLHEDFHGMTGIDLNRAGTPLLEIVSEPDMRSAKEAAAYLKAIHSIVTYLGISDGNMAEGSMRCDVNVSVRPKGQEAFGTRAEIKNVNSFRFVERAIAFEVERQIELIEDGGHVVQETRLFDPERDETRSMRTKEEANDYRYFPCPDLLPVVLDQAYLDHLRSQLPELPADKRARFQNELGLSAYDANVLSASREMAEFFEEVHRVCGDAKQAANWVQGELSGALNRENLSIQNSPVSAQQLGELIGRVLDDTINGKAAKQVFQALWNGQGESADAVIEAKGLKQVTDTGAIEAMIDQVIAESPAQVAQYRDSEPEKRGKMIGYFVGQVMKASRGTANPQQVNGLLKEKLDALL; encoded by the coding sequence ATGCAATGGGAAACCGTGATCGGGCTGGAAGTCCACGTTCAGCTCGCAACGCGCTCTAAGATTTTTTCCGGCGCCTCCACCGCATTTGGCGCCGAGCCGAACACCCAGGCCTGCGCCGTCGACTTGGGCCTGCCGGGGGTTTTGCCGGTGCTCAATGAGCAGGCCGTGGCCATGGCCGTACAGTTTGGTCTCGCCGTGCACGCCGAGATCCCCGAGGTCTCGGTATTCGATCGCAAAAACTACTTCTACCCGGATTTACCCAAGGGCTATCAAACTAGCCAGATGTACCACCCCATCGTCGGCGCGGGTGAAGTAGAGATCACTCTGGATGACGACACCACCAAGCGGATTCGCATCCACCACGCCCACCTGGAAGAGGACGCCGGCAAGTCGCTGCACGAAGACTTCCACGGCATGACGGGCATCGACCTGAACCGGGCCGGCACGCCGCTGCTGGAGATCGTCTCCGAGCCGGACATGCGCAGCGCCAAAGAAGCCGCTGCCTACCTCAAAGCGATCCACTCCATCGTGACCTACCTGGGCATTTCCGACGGGAACATGGCCGAAGGCTCGATGCGCTGTGACGTCAACGTGTCGGTGCGCCCCAAAGGGCAAGAGGCGTTCGGGACTCGTGCAGAAATTAAAAACGTTAACTCGTTCCGTTTTGTGGAGCGCGCCATTGCGTTCGAAGTCGAACGTCAGATCGAGCTGATCGAAGATGGCGGCCACGTAGTGCAAGAGACTCGTCTGTTCGACCCCGAGCGCGACGAAACCCGCAGCATGCGCACCAAGGAAGAAGCCAACGACTACCGCTACTTCCCCTGCCCCGACCTGCTGCCGGTGGTGTTGGATCAAGCCTACCTGGATCACCTGCGTAGCCAACTGCCGGAACTGCCCGCCGATAAACGCGCCCGCTTCCAGAACGAACTGGGCCTATCGGCGTACGACGCCAACGTACTCTCGGCCAGCCGCGAAATGGCGGAATTTTTCGAAGAAGTACATCGCGTCTGCGGCGATGCCAAGCAGGCGGCCAACTGGGTTCAGGGCGAACTTTCCGGCGCGCTGAACCGGGAAAATCTGAGCATTCAAAACAGTCCGGTATCCGCCCAGCAGCTGGGTGAGCTGATTGGCCGTGTGCTGGACGACACCATCAACGGCAAAGCCGCCAAGCAGGTCTTCCAAGCGCTGTGGAACGGCCAGGGCGAGAGCGCAGATGCCGTCATCGAGGCCAAAGGCCTAAAACAGGTGACCGACACCGGCGCGATTGAAGCGATGATCGATCAGGTCATTGCCGAAAGCCCGGCACAGGTCGCGCAGTACCGTGACTCCGAGCCGGAGAAACGCGGCAAGATGATTGGCTACTTCGTGGGCCAAGTGATGAAAGCCTCACGCGGCACCGCCAACCCCCAGCAGGTCAACGGCTTGCTGAAAGAGAAATTGGATGCGCTGCTCTAA
- the gatA gene encoding Asp-tRNA(Asn)/Glu-tRNA(Gln) amidotransferase subunit GatA encodes MHDKTVTQLAAALASGELSSRELTSHFLQRIERADGQLNSFITVTAEQALRHADAADKARASGTAGKLTGIPLALKDIFCTQGVKTSCGSKMLDNFIAPYDATVVEKLSAAGIISLGKTNMDEFAMGSSNENSHYGAVKNPWDLSAVPGGSSGGSAAAVAAGLAPAAMGTDTGGSIRQPAAFCGITGLKPTYGRVSRYGMIAYASSLDQAGPMARTAEDCAHLMNVIAGHDVRDSTSVARGVPDYTESLNAPLSGLKIGLPTEYFGDGLDPEVEKAVRDAVKVYESLGATVREVSLPHTHYAIPAYYVIAPAEASSNLSRFDGVRFGHRCDAPADLVDLYTRSRAEGFGEEVKRRILIGTHTLSEGFFDAYYTKAQKVRRLIRQDFLDAFEDVDVLMGPASPTPAFDLGAKKDPVSMYLQDIYTIAVNLAGIPGISVPAGFAGGRPVGLQILGTHFAEAQLLNVAHQFQQATDWHLQLPAFAEENA; translated from the coding sequence ATGCATGACAAAACCGTAACGCAGCTTGCCGCCGCCCTCGCCAGCGGCGAACTCTCCAGCCGCGAGCTGACTTCGCACTTTTTACAGCGTATTGAGCGAGCCGACGGCCAGCTCAATAGCTTCATCACCGTCACTGCCGAGCAGGCACTCCGCCACGCCGACGCCGCCGACAAAGCGCGCGCTAGTGGCACAGCGGGCAAACTGACCGGCATCCCACTGGCACTCAAGGACATTTTCTGCACCCAAGGCGTGAAAACCAGCTGTGGCTCCAAGATGCTCGATAATTTCATCGCGCCTTACGATGCCACCGTGGTAGAGAAACTGAGCGCTGCGGGCATCATCAGCCTGGGCAAAACCAATATGGATGAGTTCGCCATGGGCTCTTCCAATGAAAACAGCCACTACGGTGCGGTCAAAAACCCCTGGGACCTGTCTGCAGTGCCTGGCGGCAGCTCCGGCGGCAGCGCAGCAGCCGTGGCCGCGGGCCTTGCACCGGCAGCCATGGGCACCGACACCGGTGGCTCCATCCGCCAACCGGCGGCGTTCTGCGGCATTACCGGCCTGAAGCCCACCTACGGGCGCGTGTCCCGTTACGGCATGATCGCCTATGCCTCCAGTCTCGACCAAGCAGGCCCCATGGCGCGCACCGCTGAAGACTGCGCGCACCTGATGAACGTGATTGCCGGTCACGATGTCCGTGACTCCACCAGCGTCGCCCGTGGCGTGCCGGACTACACCGAGTCTCTGAACGCGCCGCTGTCTGGCCTTAAAATCGGCCTGCCGACAGAGTACTTTGGCGACGGTTTGGACCCCGAGGTCGAGAAAGCCGTTCGTGACGCGGTGAAAGTGTATGAGTCGCTGGGTGCCACGGTGCGCGAAGTCAGCCTGCCGCATACGCACTACGCGATTCCGGCTTACTACGTCATCGCCCCTGCCGAAGCGTCCTCGAACCTGTCGCGCTTCGACGGCGTACGTTTTGGTCATCGTTGCGATGCGCCTGCGGACCTGGTCGATCTCTACACCCGTTCGCGGGCAGAAGGGTTTGGTGAAGAGGTGAAACGCCGCATTCTGATCGGCACCCACACGCTATCGGAAGGCTTCTTCGACGCCTACTACACCAAAGCGCAGAAGGTTCGCCGCTTGATTCGTCAAGATTTTCTCGATGCTTTCGAGGATGTCGATGTGCTGATGGGCCCGGCTTCCCCGACGCCTGCCTTCGACCTGGGTGCCAAGAAAGACCCGGTCTCCATGTATTTGCAAGACATCTACACCATCGCCGTCAACCTGGCAGGCATCCCTGGCATCAGCGTTCCCGCTGGCTTTGCCGGTGGCCGCCCGGTAGGCCTGCAGATTCTGGGCACCCACTTTGCCGAAGCGCAGCTGCTCAACGTGGCCCACCAGTTCCAACAAGCGACCGACTGGCACCTTCAACTGCCCGCCTTTGCCGAGGAGAACGCCTAA
- a CDS encoding LysE family translocator, with product MMELNLIDAQFISFVVAITLLSISPGVDTLLVIRNTARGGIRDGIATSVAICCGLFVHATVSALGISFILLQSAWAFNMLKLAGAAYLIWLGVTSLLAARRGTPLPVKGVMNEAVSVPLWQPIKEGLLSNVLNPKTVVFYMAFLPQFIAPSDPALIKSLWLAGVHFVIANIWQISVVLMVGGASKWLASARFAQTLNAATGAVLVVFGVRLALEQRPV from the coding sequence ATGATGGAACTCAACCTGATCGACGCGCAGTTCATTTCCTTCGTGGTGGCGATCACGCTGCTCTCGATAAGTCCCGGCGTCGATACGCTTTTAGTGATTCGTAATACCGCACGGGGCGGCATTCGCGACGGTATTGCGACGAGCGTGGCCATTTGCTGTGGTTTGTTCGTTCATGCCACCGTCTCGGCATTGGGTATTTCCTTCATTTTGTTGCAGTCGGCCTGGGCGTTCAACATGCTGAAGTTGGCAGGGGCGGCGTATTTGATTTGGCTGGGGGTCACGAGCCTATTGGCAGCCCGCCGAGGAACGCCGCTACCGGTGAAGGGCGTAATGAATGAGGCGGTGTCGGTACCGCTCTGGCAACCGATCAAAGAGGGGCTACTGTCGAATGTGCTGAACCCCAAAACCGTGGTGTTCTACATGGCTTTTTTGCCACAGTTCATCGCGCCTAGTGACCCTGCGCTGATCAAGTCGCTTTGGTTGGCAGGCGTGCACTTCGTGATTGCCAATATTTGGCAAATCAGCGTCGTGCTCATGGTCGGTGGGGCGAGTAAATGGCTGGCCAGCGCACGCTTTGCGCAAACCTTGAATGCGGCCACCGGCGCGGTGTTGGTGGTTTTTGGCGTGCGACTCGCCCTAGAACAACGCCCGGTATAA
- the gatC gene encoding Asp-tRNA(Asn)/Glu-tRNA(Gln) amidotransferase subunit GatC yields MALEESHVRRAAHLARLAVSDDQASGFVDDLSRILDMVDQLQSLDTEGVAPLSHPLDATQRLRADEVTETNQRDTFQRCAPAVENGLYLVPRVVE; encoded by the coding sequence ATGGCGCTTGAAGAATCTCATGTGCGCCGGGCCGCACACTTGGCCCGACTCGCCGTTAGCGATGACCAAGCCAGTGGCTTTGTCGACGATCTCAGCCGCATTCTGGACATGGTCGACCAGCTCCAGAGCCTGGACACCGAGGGCGTCGCGCCGCTGTCTCACCCCTTGGATGCGACGCAGCGCCTGCGCGCCGACGAAGTCACGGAAACCAACCAGCGCGACACGTTCCAGCGCTGCGCCCCGGCAGTGGAAAACGGCCTCTATTTGGTCCCGCGTGTGGTCGAGTAA
- a CDS encoding cold-shock protein, producing MATGTVKWFNDTKGYGFISPDDGGDDLFAHFSEIQAEGFKTLQDGQKVSFEVTQGKKGLQASNIRVA from the coding sequence ATGGCAACTGGCACTGTCAAGTGGTTCAACGACACCAAAGGTTACGGCTTCATCTCTCCCGATGACGGCGGTGACGATCTCTTTGCCCACTTCTCCGAAATTCAAGCTGAAGGTTTTAAGACCCTGCAAGATGGTCAGAAAGTCAGCTTCGAGGTGACTCAGGGTAAAAAAGGCCTTCAGGCTTCCAACATTCGCGTTGCGTAA